One region of Jatrophihabitans cynanchi genomic DNA includes:
- a CDS encoding DUF885 domain-containing protein: MSDALHPYVEFVFDADPILASGQGDTRGRTRLGDIEPEAFAAQDETRARLLAEAEAAAPAEAGTVERLEQQVLLTELRTTCHRSETEATWRRAPYWYAERLGAAIGALMSSDGDPDAAEALLARLRAIPGYCAQAQRNLSTDTPQLWAELGLSSARGLEQFLGRAVAGYAQTRPGTLGDEIAAAATAAAQAAADFAVFVAELAGRAAGSWACGREQFDFLLRTYHHLDLDAAGLAELGRELVERERAALQRLAAEIDPGTSWQAQIDRIKDWHPQPPQFLRTYEDAMRRAREHTREHDLITLPEGEVCELDWVPEFRRDGLPLGEMSPSPPFAPGLRSGFLITPGDDGEDAARRREHMRDNCFVFATSIAGHETYPGHHVQYVHHKLGTPRGSIRRYFSTPQFVEGWGLYVEDVLEQTGFMADDRVRLFKQRNALWRALRVVVDVGLHTGTTSLPAATELMQREAGMDPHLAAGEVRRYARHDNPTYPSSYALGRDLIHRLRAEHERARGSAFTLRTFHDWLLSFGSPPVPLLAQLHLG, translated from the coding sequence GTGAGCGACGCGCTGCACCCGTACGTCGAGTTCGTCTTCGACGCCGACCCGATCCTCGCCTCCGGGCAGGGTGACACGCGCGGCCGCACCCGGCTCGGCGACATCGAGCCGGAAGCCTTCGCGGCGCAGGACGAGACCCGCGCGCGGCTGCTCGCCGAGGCCGAGGCGGCCGCGCCCGCCGAGGCGGGCACCGTCGAGCGGCTCGAGCAGCAGGTGCTGCTGACCGAGTTGCGCACGACGTGTCACCGCAGTGAGACCGAGGCCACCTGGCGGCGCGCACCCTACTGGTACGCCGAGCGGCTCGGTGCGGCGATCGGCGCGCTGATGAGCTCGGACGGCGACCCGGACGCTGCCGAGGCGCTGCTCGCCCGGCTGCGCGCGATCCCGGGCTACTGCGCGCAGGCGCAACGCAACCTGTCGACCGACACGCCGCAGCTGTGGGCCGAACTGGGGCTCAGCAGTGCGCGCGGGCTGGAGCAGTTCCTCGGCCGCGCCGTGGCGGGATACGCGCAAACGCGGCCCGGCACGCTCGGTGACGAGATCGCCGCTGCCGCCACTGCCGCGGCACAGGCCGCAGCGGACTTCGCCGTGTTCGTCGCGGAACTCGCCGGCCGGGCCGCCGGGTCGTGGGCGTGCGGCCGCGAGCAGTTCGACTTCCTGCTTCGCACCTACCACCACCTGGATCTGGACGCCGCCGGGCTGGCCGAACTCGGTCGCGAACTGGTCGAGCGCGAACGCGCCGCACTGCAGCGGCTGGCCGCCGAGATCGACCCGGGCACCAGCTGGCAGGCGCAGATCGACCGGATCAAGGACTGGCATCCGCAGCCGCCGCAGTTCCTGCGGACGTACGAGGACGCGATGCGCCGAGCGCGCGAGCACACCCGCGAGCACGACCTGATCACGCTGCCCGAGGGCGAGGTGTGCGAGCTCGACTGGGTGCCGGAGTTCCGGCGCGACGGTTTGCCACTGGGCGAGATGTCGCCGAGCCCGCCGTTCGCCCCCGGTCTGCGCAGCGGTTTCCTGATCACGCCCGGCGACGACGGCGAGGACGCCGCACGGCGGCGTGAACACATGCGGGACAACTGCTTCGTGTTCGCGACCTCGATCGCGGGACACGAGACCTACCCCGGTCATCACGTGCAGTACGTGCACCACAAGCTCGGGACGCCGCGCGGGTCGATCCGGCGGTACTTCAGCACCCCGCAGTTCGTCGAGGGCTGGGGCCTGTACGTCGAGGACGTGCTCGAGCAGACCGGCTTCATGGCCGACGACCGGGTGCGGCTGTTCAAGCAGCGCAATGCCCTGTGGCGGGCGCTGCGCGTGGTCGTCGACGTCGGCCTGCACACCGGCACGACCAGCCTGCCGGCGGCCACCGAACTGATGCAGCGCGAGGCGGGCATGGATCCGCACCTGGCCGCCGGCGAGGTGCGCCGGTATGCCCGGCACGACAACCCGACGTACCCGTCCTCGTACGCGCTCGGCCGCGACCTGATCCACCGGCTCCGGGCAGAGCACGAACGGGCGCGGGGCAGCGCGTTCACGTTGCGCACCTTCCACGACTGGCTGCTGTCCTTCGGCTCGCCGCCCGTCCCGCTGCTCGCGCAGCTGCATCTCGGTTGA
- a CDS encoding ABC transporter permease: MTEPHLPDGGAAIATADPDQQVPGRSEPPGPSRNLLRFVGKKVAITAGLLLGVTILTFLLVQAVPGDPTTTNLSETAQKDPSVVAAYRAKWGLDKSLPVQYFTYLNHLLHGDLGTSQSTGNPVASDLGKYVPATLELAIPAMILALAISVGLGLWAAVRKDKPADHAIRGVALVGLSTPSFWLAIVVLYIFFYKLGWAPNGGRLSARYTPPEHVTGMYTVDALLQGRPIAFQDALWHLMLPVLVLTALTVSVLIRFVRSAMLEVLDQDYIKAAYAKGLSRRTVLRRHVLRAGLVQVVTVAGLAFASLLSGTVLIEQIYSWPGLGQYAYRSALNLDLPAIMGVGLFVALVYTLVNLIIDILYGVIDPRIRLS, from the coding sequence TTGACCGAGCCGCACCTGCCGGACGGCGGCGCCGCAATCGCCACCGCCGACCCCGACCAGCAGGTTCCGGGCCGCTCCGAACCCCCCGGCCCGTCCCGGAACCTGCTGCGGTTCGTCGGCAAGAAGGTGGCGATCACCGCCGGGCTGCTGCTCGGCGTCACGATCCTGACGTTCCTGCTGGTGCAGGCGGTGCCCGGCGATCCGACCACGACGAACCTGTCCGAGACCGCGCAGAAGGACCCGTCCGTGGTCGCGGCGTACCGCGCCAAATGGGGCCTGGACAAGTCGCTGCCGGTGCAGTACTTCACCTACCTGAACCACCTGCTGCACGGCGACCTGGGCACATCGCAGAGCACCGGCAACCCGGTGGCGTCCGATCTGGGCAAGTACGTGCCCGCGACGCTCGAACTCGCGATCCCGGCGATGATCCTCGCACTCGCGATCAGCGTCGGCCTCGGGCTGTGGGCCGCGGTGCGCAAGGACAAGCCCGCCGACCACGCGATCCGCGGAGTGGCCCTGGTCGGCCTGTCGACGCCGTCGTTCTGGCTGGCGATCGTCGTGCTGTACATCTTCTTCTACAAGCTGGGCTGGGCACCGAACGGGGGCCGGCTCAGCGCGCGGTACACCCCGCCCGAGCACGTCACCGGCATGTACACGGTGGACGCGCTGCTGCAGGGCCGGCCGATCGCGTTCCAGGACGCGCTCTGGCACCTGATGCTGCCGGTGCTCGTGCTCACCGCGCTGACCGTGTCGGTGCTGATCAGGTTCGTCCGCTCGGCGATGCTCGAAGTCCTGGACCAGGACTACATCAAGGCCGCGTACGCCAAGGGCCTGTCGCGGCGCACGGTGCTGCGCAGGCACGTGCTGCGCGCCGGGCTGGTGCAGGTGGTCACCGTCGCCGGACTGGCGTTCGCCTCGCTGCTGTCCGGAACGGTGCTGATCGAGCAGATCTACAGCTGGCCCGGCCTCGGCCAGTACGCGTACCGCTCCGCGCTCAACCTGGACCTGCCCGCCATCATGGGTGTCGGGCTGTTCGTCGCGCTGGTGTACACCCTGGTGAACCTGATCATCGACATCCTGTACGGCGTCATCGACCCGCGGATCAGGCTGTCATGA
- a CDS encoding nuclear transport factor 2 family protein gives MSARTRENDGPVAAAVRAMYAAYPDPAGFDVHLHPQITIWESDQPGPLIGLDELTALRDRRSPDEAAPRPTLSVEDLLVDRWGETAAVARYVLRASAPDGELTFRVSDVWDGAGDRWQIVHHHAEQLAGAIGTPVPMADTGQ, from the coding sequence ATGAGCGCCCGCACCCGCGAGAACGACGGGCCGGTGGCAGCGGCGGTGCGCGCGATGTACGCGGCCTACCCCGACCCGGCCGGCTTCGATGTTCACCTGCACCCGCAGATCACCATCTGGGAGAGCGATCAGCCTGGACCGCTCATCGGCCTGGACGAGCTGACCGCGCTGCGCGATCGCCGCTCCCCGGACGAGGCGGCACCGCGCCCGACGCTGTCGGTCGAGGACCTGCTCGTCGACCGCTGGGGCGAGACGGCCGCGGTCGCCCGGTACGTGCTGCGCGCGAGCGCACCCGACGGCGAGCTGACGTTCCGGGTGAGCGACGTCTGGGACGGCGCCGGCGACCGATGGCAGATCGTGCACCACCACGCCGAACAACTTGCAGGCGCCATCGGGACCCCGGTCCCGATGGCCGACACTGGTCAGTGA
- a CDS encoding maleylpyruvate isomerase N-terminal domain-containing protein: protein MSAAADMLEVDAFLQTLDQTPPNAVTACRGWTTHELIAHLASGADAFAAQVEAHLEGRTVPEFGAWDVREPPYRAMDDAVLRRRLQAGERRMTAAFEAMLAADPQVAVPEVGWGLPVAELVTHMRQEFAIHRWDLVGDDELGLELLGRQYLTEHSVRLLGDSLLGGLRQDPAPNEPLRVRIRCASLADLVVRVGEGTGALTMEPQDESAHVVETDPAARLLLLWGRRPTDAGRVRSSLAPEQLARLQTVLTGY, encoded by the coding sequence GTGAGCGCAGCAGCCGACATGCTCGAGGTGGACGCGTTCTTGCAGACCCTGGACCAGACGCCGCCGAACGCGGTCACCGCCTGCCGGGGCTGGACGACGCACGAGTTGATCGCCCACCTTGCCTCCGGAGCCGACGCCTTCGCCGCCCAGGTCGAGGCGCATCTCGAGGGCCGCACCGTGCCGGAGTTCGGCGCGTGGGACGTCCGCGAACCGCCGTACCGCGCGATGGACGACGCGGTGCTGCGCCGCCGGCTGCAGGCCGGCGAGCGGCGGATGACGGCGGCGTTCGAGGCGATGCTCGCCGCCGACCCGCAGGTGGCCGTGCCCGAGGTGGGCTGGGGGCTGCCGGTGGCCGAACTGGTCACCCACATGCGGCAGGAGTTCGCGATCCACCGCTGGGACCTGGTCGGCGACGACGAGCTGGGGCTGGAACTGCTCGGCCGCCAGTACCTGACGGAGCACTCGGTGCGGCTGCTCGGCGATTCGCTGCTGGGCGGGCTGCGGCAGGACCCGGCGCCGAACGAGCCGTTGCGGGTGCGGATCCGGTGCGCGAGCCTGGCCGACCTCGTCGTCCGGGTCGGCGAGGGGACCGGTGCGTTGACGATGGAACCGCAGGACGAGTCGGCACACGTGGTGGAGACCGATCCGGCCGCGCGCCTGCTGCTGCTCTGGGGCCGCCGCCCGACCGATGCCGGCCGCGTCCGCAGCTCCCTCGCGCCCGAACAGCTGGCTCGGCTGCAGACCGTGCTGACCGGATACTGA
- a CDS encoding ABC transporter permease: MTGVPSTLAADSAPPALPARRWFGLRPGAPRAERVARRRHSRGLTVAACVILAAWALVAVFAPLLAPHDPLAQSGPYYASPSAAHWFGTDQLGRDILSRILYGARLSLPLAVVIVALALLIGGGLGLIAGYIGRWVDESLMRLTDLVFAFPPIILAMVVTAAFGPSARNAVLALVLVSWPTYARVVRSAVLSIRSSDFLHASRLLGVGPWQALRRDVVPNSVGPSVVLASLELGNAVLMLASLSFLGLGPRPPAPEWGAMIAAGSNDLSKWWVSIIPGIAILTAVLAFNLLGDAVRDWLDPRARNAR, encoded by the coding sequence ATGACCGGCGTCCCGTCCACGCTCGCCGCCGATTCCGCTCCGCCGGCCCTGCCCGCCCGCCGCTGGTTCGGGTTGCGCCCGGGTGCCCCACGCGCCGAACGTGTCGCGCGTCGACGGCACAGTCGTGGCCTGACCGTCGCCGCGTGCGTGATCCTCGCCGCCTGGGCACTCGTCGCGGTGTTCGCTCCGCTGCTCGCCCCGCACGATCCGCTCGCCCAGTCCGGCCCGTACTACGCGTCGCCGTCGGCCGCGCACTGGTTCGGCACCGACCAGCTCGGCCGCGACATCCTCAGCCGCATCCTCTACGGGGCAAGGCTGTCCCTGCCGCTGGCGGTCGTCATCGTCGCACTAGCGCTGCTCATCGGCGGCGGCCTGGGCCTGATCGCCGGCTACATCGGACGCTGGGTCGACGAGTCGCTGATGCGCCTCACCGACCTGGTGTTCGCGTTCCCGCCGATCATCCTGGCGATGGTGGTGACGGCCGCGTTCGGGCCGAGCGCACGCAACGCGGTACTCGCGCTGGTGCTGGTGTCCTGGCCGACGTACGCGCGGGTCGTGCGCAGCGCGGTGCTCTCGATCCGCAGCTCGGACTTCCTGCACGCGTCGCGGCTGCTCGGCGTCGGGCCGTGGCAGGCGCTGCGCCGGGACGTGGTACCCAACAGCGTCGGCCCGTCCGTCGTGCTCGCCAGCCTGGAACTCGGCAACGCGGTGCTGATGCTCGCCTCGCTCTCGTTCCTCGGACTGGGCCCGCGCCCGCCGGCGCCGGAGTGGGGCGCGATGATCGCGGCCGGCTCGAACGACCTGTCCAAGTGGTGGGTGAGCATCATCCCCGGCATCGCTATCCTCACCGCGGTGCTCGCGTTCAACCTGCTCGGTGACGCGGTGCGCGACTGGCTCGACCCGCGCGCCCGGAACGCGCGATGA
- a CDS encoding helix-turn-helix domain-containing protein — protein MLGERLRELRLRHGLTLRELAIEAEVSPALLSQLENGVTDPSLSTLRKLATVFKAEVSTLFSEPNAPMVHLSRPGERMHLTAPLGEISYERLTPGRGDLEVLSATMKPGDVSSSERRGHESTECLVVLEGEVVVEIETERHVVQAREALTFDSRLAHRFCNESLEPAVFLLAVTPPVP, from the coding sequence ATGTTGGGCGAACGACTTCGCGAACTGCGCCTGCGTCACGGACTGACGCTGCGCGAGCTGGCGATCGAGGCAGAGGTATCTCCGGCCCTGCTGAGCCAGTTGGAGAACGGGGTCACCGATCCGAGCCTGTCCACGCTGCGCAAGCTGGCCACGGTGTTCAAGGCCGAGGTGTCCACCCTCTTCAGCGAACCCAATGCGCCGATGGTGCACCTGTCCCGGCCGGGCGAGCGGATGCATCTGACCGCGCCCCTCGGCGAGATCAGTTACGAACGGCTGACTCCCGGCCGCGGCGACCTCGAGGTGCTCTCCGCGACGATGAAGCCGGGCGATGTCAGCTCCTCGGAACGGCGTGGTCACGAATCGACCGAGTGCCTCGTGGTCCTCGAAGGCGAGGTGGTCGTGGAGATCGAGACCGAACGGCACGTGGTGCAGGCCCGCGAAGCGCTCACCTTCGACTCACGGCTCGCGCACCGGTTCTGCAACGAGAGCCTGGAGCCGGCCGTGTTCCTGCTCGCCGTCACCCCGCCGGTCCCGTGA
- a CDS encoding ABC transporter ATP-binding protein, translating to MSDLLTVEDLRVEYRPRGRGVVRAVTGVDLAVAAGEVVGLVGESGCGKSSLARVVAGLAAPSGGRVLFAGEPVVPLAWRKRPAAQTRLQMIFQDPGGSLNPRRTVGAQLLDGVPAGVTGSDRRARVAELLERVGMSAAAGERFPHEFSGGQRQRLAIARALAAEPELIIADEPVTALDASAQAQVVSLLLSLVRELDMGLLFISHDLALVHEIADRTAVMYLGTIVETGPTRRLMAEPRHPYTQALVGAIPQVSAEPRLPSVLRGEVPDPSHIPSGCRFRPRCPYAVEICRTEPVLRAAAGSLVACHRAEELAAVPADVTQNGESR from the coding sequence GTGAGCGATCTTCTCACCGTCGAGGACCTGCGGGTCGAGTACCGGCCGCGCGGGCGTGGCGTCGTGCGCGCCGTCACCGGCGTCGACCTGGCCGTCGCTGCCGGCGAAGTGGTCGGGTTGGTCGGCGAGTCCGGCTGCGGGAAGTCCTCGCTGGCCCGCGTGGTCGCCGGGTTGGCCGCGCCGAGCGGCGGCCGGGTGCTGTTCGCCGGTGAGCCCGTGGTGCCGCTGGCCTGGCGTAAGCGGCCGGCCGCCCAGACCCGGCTGCAGATGATCTTCCAGGACCCGGGTGGGTCGCTGAACCCGCGGCGCACCGTCGGCGCGCAACTGCTCGACGGTGTTCCCGCCGGCGTCACCGGCTCGGACCGCCGGGCACGGGTTGCCGAACTGCTCGAGCGCGTAGGCATGTCCGCCGCAGCGGGCGAGCGCTTCCCGCACGAGTTCTCCGGCGGCCAGCGGCAGCGGTTGGCCATCGCCAGGGCCCTCGCCGCTGAGCCCGAGCTGATCATCGCCGACGAGCCGGTGACCGCCCTGGACGCCTCGGCGCAGGCGCAGGTGGTCTCGCTGCTGCTGTCCCTCGTGCGCGAGCTCGACATGGGGCTGCTGTTCATCTCGCACGACCTCGCGCTGGTGCACGAGATCGCCGACCGCACCGCGGTGATGTACCTCGGCACGATCGTCGAGACCGGCCCGACCCGCCGGCTGATGGCCGAGCCGCGCCACCCGTACACCCAGGCGCTCGTCGGCGCGATCCCGCAGGTCTCGGCCGAGCCCCGGCTGCCGTCCGTGCTGCGTGGCGAGGTTCCGGACCCGTCACACATCCCGTCCGGCTGCCGGTTCCGGCCGCGCTGCCCGTATGCCGTCGAGATCTGCCGCACCGAACCGGTGCTGCGTGCGGCGGCCGGCTCGCTCGTCGCGTGTCACCGCGCCGAAGAACTCGCCGCCGTACCGGCGGACGTCACCCAGAACGGAGAGTCCCGATGA
- a CDS encoding ABC transporter ATP-binding protein produces the protein MSAVNGPLLQVSGLSVTLRGSDGPLPVIKDLDLQVNPGEIVGIAGESGSGKSLTALTLLNLLPPGATVTGSMRFAGTELTGLDRRGWQRTRGSGIAMVFQDASAALHPMLTVGVQLTEHMRSGLGLSRAAARARAIELLEQVRIPQPERALRSYPHQFSGGMRQRVAIAIALACRPQLLIADEPTTALDVTVQAGILALLDELRRDNDLAVLFITHDLGVLSSLTRRAYVFYAGRVMESGSTVQVLTDPAHPYTAALLAARPHGLSATRTLRAIPGAPVLPGQEPPGCPFEPRCTFALDACRAGVPPHEPIAHGRTLACVISPDLSGADR, from the coding sequence ATGAGCGCCGTGAACGGGCCGCTGCTGCAGGTCAGCGGGCTGTCGGTCACGCTGCGCGGTTCGGACGGGCCACTGCCGGTGATCAAGGATCTCGACCTGCAGGTGAACCCCGGCGAGATCGTCGGCATCGCCGGTGAGAGCGGATCGGGCAAGAGCCTGACGGCACTCACCCTGCTCAACCTGCTGCCACCGGGTGCCACCGTGACCGGGTCGATGCGCTTCGCCGGCACCGAGCTGACCGGCCTCGACCGGCGCGGGTGGCAGCGGACGCGTGGCTCGGGCATCGCGATGGTCTTCCAGGACGCCAGCGCGGCGCTGCACCCGATGCTCACCGTCGGCGTCCAGCTGACCGAGCACATGCGCTCCGGGCTGGGTCTGAGCCGGGCGGCGGCTCGCGCGCGGGCGATCGAACTGCTCGAGCAGGTGCGGATCCCGCAGCCGGAGCGGGCGCTGCGCTCGTACCCGCACCAGTTCTCCGGCGGCATGCGGCAGCGGGTTGCGATCGCCATCGCGCTGGCCTGCCGCCCGCAGCTGCTCATCGCGGACGAGCCCACGACGGCCCTGGACGTCACCGTGCAGGCCGGCATCCTCGCGCTGCTCGACGAACTGCGCCGCGACAACGACCTCGCCGTGCTGTTCATCACGCACGATCTCGGCGTGCTGTCCTCGCTCACCCGGCGGGCGTACGTCTTCTACGCCGGCCGGGTGATGGAGAGCGGCAGCACCGTGCAGGTGCTCACCGACCCGGCGCACCCCTACACGGCCGCGCTGCTCGCCGCACGCCCGCACGGGCTCAGTGCCACCCGCACGCTGCGCGCGATCCCGGGCGCACCGGTGCTGCCCGGCCAGGAGCCGCCCGGCTGCCCGTTCGAGCCGCGCTGCACGTTCGCGCTCGACGCGTGCCGTGCCGGGGTACCGCCGCACGAGCCGATCGCGCACGGCCGCACCCTGGCCTGTGTGATCTCGCCCGACCTGAGCGGGGCGGACCGGTGA
- a CDS encoding ABC transporter substrate-binding protein: MTGRLIRRVTVAAVAALGVAALAACSSEDSGGNGGSSTLTVDTSFVVKSLDPGAVYEPTGNVIVHALYDTLVTFDGSDISKPVPDLAKSYTAAPDGKSFTFVLRDDAVFNDGSKVTAADVVFSLNRLKNLKGSAAAIVKDLSASATDEHTVVVTSAVLNPNVPTILAEPYAGILSAKLAKQHGGEDGPDASKTDKLGSYLNTATVGSGPYRIESFDAASRIVLTANDKYWGNKPAFKRVVFQNMDVQNQKLTMSKQPKSEIALDLAGDSLSGLPGALQQSGSADSYYQLRLHADPAVSEVTSNRDWVNALQAALDYKGLAALFGSSGVPAAGIVPTAYAGALPESEAQTQDLAKAKSLAEQSGVASKSVKLLYPAITFGGVDLGTIAAKVQSDAAKAGLKIELDPAPIASFLDQRRGGKVAFSFSPQLLDYPVAASVVADLMPGGGTAQAAGWTADRADPATVAAANKVLTALDAKEQVAALQDWQRLMINHSPYITLVYNSGTVVASADLKGAVYTAAGWVVDIADISSR, translated from the coding sequence ATGACCGGTCGGTTGATCCGGCGCGTCACCGTCGCAGCTGTGGCAGCTCTCGGCGTCGCAGCGCTCGCCGCCTGCAGCAGTGAGGACTCCGGCGGCAACGGCGGCAGCTCGACGCTGACGGTCGACACGTCGTTCGTGGTCAAGAGCCTGGACCCGGGCGCGGTCTACGAGCCCACCGGCAACGTCATCGTCCACGCGCTCTACGACACCCTGGTCACCTTCGACGGCTCGGACATCTCCAAGCCGGTCCCTGACCTGGCCAAGTCGTACACAGCCGCACCGGACGGCAAGAGCTTCACCTTCGTGCTGCGTGACGACGCCGTCTTCAACGACGGCTCCAAGGTCACTGCCGCGGACGTGGTGTTCAGCCTCAACCGGCTCAAGAACCTCAAGGGCAGTGCCGCCGCGATCGTCAAGGACCTGAGCGCGAGTGCGACGGACGAGCACACCGTCGTCGTGACCAGCGCGGTGCTGAACCCGAACGTGCCCACGATCCTGGCCGAACCGTACGCCGGCATCCTCAGTGCCAAGCTGGCCAAGCAGCACGGCGGCGAGGACGGCCCCGACGCGAGCAAGACCGACAAGCTCGGCAGCTACCTGAACACCGCGACGGTCGGCAGCGGGCCGTACCGGATCGAGTCCTTCGACGCCGCCTCGCGGATCGTGCTGACGGCGAACGACAAGTACTGGGGCAACAAGCCGGCGTTCAAGCGCGTCGTGTTCCAGAACATGGACGTCCAGAACCAGAAGCTGACGATGTCCAAGCAGCCCAAGTCCGAGATCGCGCTCGACCTCGCAGGCGACTCGCTGTCCGGCCTGCCGGGCGCGCTGCAGCAGTCCGGCAGCGCGGACTCCTACTACCAGCTGCGGTTGCACGCCGACCCGGCCGTCAGCGAGGTGACGTCCAACCGCGACTGGGTGAACGCCCTGCAGGCCGCGCTGGACTACAAGGGACTGGCCGCGCTGTTCGGCTCCTCCGGCGTCCCGGCTGCCGGGATCGTGCCGACCGCCTACGCCGGCGCGCTGCCCGAGTCCGAGGCGCAGACGCAGGACCTGGCCAAGGCCAAGTCGCTCGCCGAGCAGTCCGGTGTCGCATCCAAGTCGGTGAAGCTGCTGTACCCGGCGATCACGTTCGGCGGGGTGGACCTCGGCACCATCGCGGCGAAGGTGCAGAGCGACGCGGCCAAGGCCGGGTTGAAGATCGAGCTCGACCCGGCGCCGATCGCGTCCTTCCTGGACCAGCGGCGCGGCGGCAAGGTGGCGTTCAGCTTCAGCCCGCAGCTGCTGGACTACCCGGTGGCAGCCTCCGTCGTCGCCGACCTGATGCCCGGCGGTGGGACGGCCCAAGCTGCCGGGTGGACCGCGGACCGCGCCGATCCCGCCACGGTCGCCGCCGCGAACAAGGTGCTGACCGCGCTCGACGCCAAGGAGCAGGTCGCCGCGCTGCAGGACTGGCAGCGGCTGATGATCAACCACTCGCCGTACATCACCCTCGTCTACAACTCCGGCACCGTCGTCGCGAGCGCCGATCTCAAGGGCGCGGTGTACACCGCCGCCGGCTGGGTCGTCGACATCGCGGACATCAGCAGCCGTTGA
- a CDS encoding LLM class flavin-dependent oxidoreductase, giving the protein MTGQVTLGVQSDKSAAEYARLGVLAESLGFDGVSVFHDLGFQPSLFPLLEMARVTERIKLGAACLNPFLLHPVEIAGQAAALDLASDGRAYVGLTRGAWLDRLGVRTERPLRAISETVEVVQRLLRGDESAYAGAVFPLAAGTRLGYPRCRERIEVLIGTWGPRGLAMAGRIADEVKLGGCANPDMVRHARSLLDAASGAAGRAPLGLVAGAVTVVDADGPAARARARTEVAMYLDVVAALDVTVQVPDDVLVPLRAALASGDAEAAGRLIPDDVLDRFAFAGTPEQVATHAAALVDAGASRIEFGTPHGLTDAEGVELLGKRVLPALREVR; this is encoded by the coding sequence GTGACCGGCCAGGTGACGCTCGGTGTCCAGTCCGACAAGTCGGCAGCCGAGTACGCCCGGCTCGGCGTGCTGGCCGAATCGCTCGGTTTCGACGGCGTGTCGGTGTTCCACGACCTGGGCTTTCAGCCCTCGCTCTTCCCGCTCCTGGAGATGGCCCGCGTCACCGAGCGGATCAAGCTCGGCGCCGCGTGCTTGAACCCGTTCCTGCTGCACCCGGTCGAGATCGCCGGCCAGGCCGCCGCGCTCGATCTGGCGTCCGACGGCCGGGCGTACGTCGGGCTGACCCGCGGTGCCTGGCTGGACCGGCTCGGGGTGCGGACCGAGCGCCCGCTCCGCGCGATCAGCGAGACCGTCGAGGTCGTGCAGCGGCTGCTGCGGGGTGACGAGAGTGCTTACGCCGGCGCGGTGTTCCCGCTCGCGGCGGGGACGCGGTTGGGCTACCCGCGCTGCCGCGAACGCATCGAGGTGCTCATCGGCACCTGGGGCCCGCGCGGGCTGGCGATGGCCGGCCGGATCGCGGACGAGGTCAAGCTCGGCGGCTGCGCGAACCCGGACATGGTGCGGCACGCGCGCAGCTTGCTGGACGCGGCGAGCGGTGCCGCCGGTCGTGCGCCGCTCGGGCTGGTGGCCGGAGCGGTGACGGTCGTCGACGCGGACGGCCCGGCCGCGCGAGCGCGTGCTCGCACCGAGGTCGCGATGTACCTCGACGTGGTGGCCGCGCTCGACGTCACCGTGCAGGTGCCCGACGACGTGCTCGTCCCGCTGCGGGCGGCGCTCGCCTCGGGCGATGCCGAGGCGGCCGGCCGGCTCATCCCGGACGACGTGCTCGACCGGTTCGCGTTCGCGGGCACTCCCGAGCAGGTCGCCACCCACGCCGCGGCGCTCGTCGACGCGGGCGCCAGCCGCATCGAGTTCGGTACCCCGCACGGGCTCACCGACGCCGAAGGCGTCGAACTGCTCGGCAAGCGCGTCCTGCCCGCGCTGAGGGAGGTTCGATGA